Sequence from the Candidatus Bathyarchaeota archaeon genome:
TAACGTTGGCAGTGTAGACTTTTTCTTTTGGAACTAGAATTAGAACTGCATAGTTTCCTCTAATCTTAAATCTCTTCAAGATTTTTCGGTTAATGTTGTCTGTCACCACTAAATTTCCAAGATATGAGGCACATGCGTCATCGAAGGCACCTGTAGCGGTTACCTTGGCTGCAAGTGCTGCGTCAACCCCGAGATTTATGATCGCTGGGTCACTCAATTTTTTCCCTAAAGCGGCTACAGTTGCTAATGCGACAGCATTCGCCGCCGAGCTGCTGCTTTTCAGACCCTTTGCTATTGGGATGATGGAATCGGTTTCAATATTCGCCCCGTACTTTCTCTTTAACTTGAAAAAATTCAGGATGGTTTCCACTGTTTTTTCTATTAGCGTGGGACTCTCTTGCGGGTCGTTCTTGATCACTCCTTCAATAACACCTGGGCTATTAGTTAACTCTACTTTGGCATCTGTCCATAGGTCTACACTGAGGGCTGCTCCTCTACCAGTAGCGATTGCATTAACTACAGTGACCGCCCCGAATGCTCTGGCCTCGCCTACGCCTATCAAGATGCTTGCACCCTTGAAATGTTAAGAGTGTACGTGAGGGCTTTCCACATTACGTCCAATGGAGCATCAAGGGCAGTCCAAATTTTGAATGATTCGGCACCTTGGTGAACCAGTAGGTGGAGCCCATTCAATGTTTTGGCATTCCGTGTTTCAGCCTCTTTTAACAGCCTCGTCTTCAGAGGTGAATATACTAGATCGAACACTGTTATGTCGGCGTTTAGCAACCTATTGTTGATTGGCGTCTCATTTTCACATGGATACATGCCGACCGAGGTTGCGTTGATAATTACATCAGCGTCTTTAAGCGCACGCCGTAGGCTTTCATCCTTTAATTGTCCATAAGATATAGTCGCCTTGCTTTCACCACATAACTCGTTTGCAAGTTTTTGTGCTTTTAATTCTGTGCGGTTGAGGATGACTAGTTCATCGACTATTTGGGCTAGTGCATAAGAGATAGCTCTTCCAGCCCCACCGGCGCCTAAGATTACTATTTTTTTCCCAGATAGATTAATTCCATTTTTTTCTAAGGCTTTTAGAGCACCTACTCCATCGGTGTTGTAACCGATTAAACGTCCATTGATATTTTTTACAGTATTTACCGCTCCAATTTTTGCTGCTGTCTTTTCAACTTCGTCTATTAAAGGTAGAATATTCGTCTTGTGAGGCATAGTCACATTGAAACCCTGGATTTTGAGACTGCGTATTCCATTTATTGCAGACTTCAGTTCAGCTTGTTTCACGTGAAACGTCACATATACGCAGTTTAGTTTAAGGTGTTCAAATGCAGCATTCTGAATAACTGGACTTAACGAGTGTTCCACTGGGTCACCGATAATCCCATAGAGCTTAGTCTGTCCATCAATTTTCAATTACGTGACACCTAACATGGCGTATATTTTCTGCATTTCTTGTATCGTTAATTGACCGGCCGCAGTTTCCCCTCCAAATTTGACAGAGGCATAAGCAAAACTCCCCCCATAAATTGGAGAGAGAATACGTGAAATCCTTCCAAGTGTCCCCATCGCAAAGCAAACCCCGGCAACATGTTTCCTGCTTAATTCAGCTTGAAAATTTAGACAGGTTAGGTTATCCTCAAATTGTTGAGCCGTTGTAACTATTTTGCCGATATCCGCGCCTGCTCTTAGTTCGCTCTTAAAAATCGAATTTAGTTTTTTCAGGCTTGGAGTCGCAACGCAATCATGGTGCGATATGATAAGCTTTACCCCCAAGGATTTACATTGAGTAATAAACTTCCTCAACTGCTTGGATTTCAACTCGATATCTACGTAGGAGGCGCCTGCGTCAGCCGCTTTCAAAAGTAAAGATTTACGAGTTTCCTCGGGACCTGTATACATTCCACCCTGATCCTTCAGGCGGCAAGTGGCAATAATTGGTAACTTTGTTGCCTTAAATATTGGATCCAGGGGAGGATGTTCGCGCAAATAATCAAGCCTTACCTCAAGTAGGTCAGCGCGTTGGTTTTCAGCTTCTTCAATTAAGTTAAGGGCTTCCGATAATTCACGTTCAGCTATTACTGCACAGATTTTAGGCCTCATGTTTCAATCACTGATTCCTCTCGAACTAATGTGCCAAAATGTCTTCCTCCTTCTTCGATACGCACCAAAACTTCATCGTTTGGCTTAAGCTCGCAGACCGACTTTGAACCTGAAGGAGTAACTAACCTCACGGTTTCAGCATTTTGAACAACGGTTCTGATCTTACGTTTTCCATATACGGCTTCAAGTAACAGCAGCGGTCTCCACTCGATTTTGACTCTGCCGATATTTGTCAGTCGGGTTTTCCCCTCGCGATCTACAATTAGAACTTCATCCCCCGCTTTTAACTCCGAAAGGTATTTTGTCTTATTGCCAGATGTTAAAACATAAAGTGAAACCGGACCAGCGTTAACCCGGAATGGTCTTGGCTCCACATGCGGGTTTTCTTCCACTTCAGCTTGAATTAAAAAAAGTCCAGACGATTGGCAGCCTATTAACATTCCTTCGCCAGGTTTCATAAGGTCACAAGTATCAATGCAAACCCGAGCTCCTACATTAAGCTGTTTAGTCTGCAAAATTTTCGCAGCAACCAATGGAATCGCTG
This genomic interval carries:
- a CDS encoding shikimate kinase, with protein sequence MIGVGEARAFGAVTVVNAIATGRGAALSVDLWTDAKVELTNSPGVIEGVIKNDPQESPTLIEKTVETILNFFKLKRKYGANIETDSIIPIAKGLKSSSSAANAVALATVAALGKKLSDPAIINLGVDAALAAKVTATGAFDDACASYLGNLVVTDNINRKILKRFKIRGNYAVLILVPKEKVYTANVNINKTKLISTLVDLALRETLSGNYWLALTLNGLAYSAALGYNTDPVLSALSAGALAAGLSGKGPSIAAVVPLHKVNFVKKAWELYPGEIVTANINHEKAFVKRIQS
- a CDS encoding shikimate dehydrogenase, with the translated sequence MDGQTKLYGIIGDPVEHSLSPVIQNAAFEHLKLNCVYVTFHVKQAELKSAINGIRSLKIQGFNVTMPHKTNILPLIDEVEKTAAKIGAVNTVKNINGRLIGYNTDGVGALKALEKNGINLSGKKIVILGAGGAGRAISYALAQIVDELVILNRTELKAQKLANELCGESKATISYGQLKDESLRRALKDADVIINATSVGMYPCENETPINNRLLNADITVFDLVYSPLKTRLLKEAETRNAKTLNGLHLLVHQGAESFKIWTALDAPLDVMWKALTYTLNISRVQAS
- the aroD gene encoding type I 3-dehydroquinate dehydratase, which gives rise to MRPKICAVIAERELSEALNLIEEAENQRADLLEVRLDYLREHPPLDPIFKATKLPIIATCRLKDQGGMYTGPEETRKSLLLKAADAGASYVDIELKSKQLRKFITQCKSLGVKLIISHHDCVATPSLKKLNSIFKSELRAGADIGKIVTTAQQFEDNLTCLNFQAELSRKHVAGVCFAMGTLGRISRILSPIYGGSFAYASVKFGGETAAGQLTIQEMQKIYAMLGVT
- a CDS encoding 3-dehydroquinate synthase II (catalyzes the formation of 3-dehydroquinate from 3-deoxy-aribino-heptulonate 7-phosphate), whose translation is MRELWIELAPAHFDDGNRDLLCQAMKAARVVVTTDEYATAAKKYGAKMVASPTEGEIKLFTEISKELIDETKRVGKPVCVRVTIQHREDAAKIQAAIAAAADYILVACTDWKIIPLENIIAQAYGKVKLIAEISNAREAKLALEILELGVDGVLLKTISSHEINETLNVLKTAKTRVEEKMEAAAIPLVAAKILQTKQLNVGARVCIDTCDLMKPGEGMLIGCQSSGLFLIQAEVEENPHVEPRPFRVNAGPVSLYVLTSGNKTKYLSELKAGDEVLIVDREGKTRLTNIGRVKIEWRPLLLLEAVYGKRKIRTVVQNAETVRLVTPSGSKSVCELKPNDEVLVRIEEGGRHFGTLVREESVIET